GCAAAAATCTGGCGCGAATATCTGCAGGACAAGACAAAAGAGGCAAGGTTTGTGCACAGGATTGACAAATTAGAAATGGCCCTGCAGGCGGCAAGGTATGCAAGGGACGGCTACTCTGCGGAACTTTTGACGCAGTTTTTCGAGTCGGCACACAAGGCAGTAGATATTGATGAGGATGGCAAAGCCGACATGCTGACAGAAACCCTAAAGTCTTTAAGCCCGGCTCCGCGCATGAAAAACTGAGATGCAGTATTTCACGGCTCTCAAGATAGGCGAAAAGAGGGTCAAAGTCGCGCAGGACCTTTTGGCAAGGTACACGGGGACTGCGATGCCGGCGCTTGCGCTCAAGGACAACAAGGACAACAAGTGGGAGCCGGTGGGCGAGGAAAACCTCTATGCAGTGGTGAAAGAGCCGGGCGGATACATGATAGCGCTGTGCGACAGCAAGGGAGTCGCAAAGGCAATCGCGCAGTGGTTTGCCGAGGACACCAAGAACCAGATTATTGAAAAGATAAAGTCAGAGCAGAACATGCAGGAATATTTCGGCAAGCTTTCGCTTCCGATATAACTTTATTATAGCTGAAAAGGATTATCGTGAGTTGCTTTGGCAGCAGGCAAACATGAGCAAGAGATCGAGGTCAGGGGACACCTCATCGACTCGATGATACTAACAAGGATATTTGACCACGTCATGGACCTAAAAGGCGACTTTCAGGTTCTCGAGTTCACGGTAGGCAAGAAAAAGAAAGACCCAAGCTACGCCCGCCTGCTCGTGCGCGGCAAGGACGAAGAGCACCTTGAGCGCATAATAGAGGCCGTGTACCGCGAGGGCGCGCAGCCCGTCTCGGTGCAGGAGGCAATGCTCGTCCCCGCAAGCAGCGACTGCGTAATGCCCGACGACTTTTACAGCACGACCAACAACCCCACTCAGGTCTTTTACGCAGGCCAGTGGATACAGGTCCAGAACATGATGATGGACAAGTGCATAGTTGTCGACACAAGGAGCAAGACCGCAGAATGCAAGATGATCCGCGACCTGAAAAAAGGCGACATGATAGTCGTGGGCGAGCGCGGCGTGAAAATAACGCCGCAGGAGCGCCCGAGAGAAGGGGTCGACATTTTCCAGTTCATGTCAAGCTCCAGTTCCAGCGAGCGCCCCACGCAGCATATCGCCCGCAAGGTTGCAGACGACATCTACAACACCAAAAAACAAGGCGGCAAGATAATCGTGGTTTCAGGCCCCGTGCTCGTGCATTCCGGCGCGTCGGAAGCGCTTGCGCGCCTTATCAGGATGGGCTACATCGACGGCCTGCTAGCAGGAAACGCCATTGCTGTCCACGATGTTGAGAACGCACTCCTTGGCACATCGCTTGGCATGCACGTCAGGGACGGCACGCTTGCAGTCAGGGGCCACCGCAACCACATGCAGGCCATAAACGAGGTGTTCAAGGCGGGCGGCCTGAGGGCGATGGTCGAGAAAAAGATCCTGAAAAGCGGCGTGATGTACGAGTGCATAAAAAACGACGTCCCGTTCGTACTTGCAGGCTCTATACGTGACGATGGCCCGATACCCGACGTCGTGACTGACGTGGTGGAGGCGCAGCGCAGGTACAAAAAGGTGCTAAAGGGCGCAAGGATGGTGCTGATGTTCTCGACTATGCTCCACTCTATCGCGGTGGGCAACATGCTTCCCTCGTCGGTAAAGGTGGTGGCAGTCGACATCAGCCAACCCGTCGTGACAAAGCTGGTGGACAGGGGGACGGCGCAGGCAGTCGGCATCGTGACGGACGTCGGCGCGTTCTTGCCCATAGTCGCGGACCACCTTGAAAAGATGGCAAGGCACAGGCAGTAGGAAACTATACGAACTACATATAGAATCCCTAAATCTTTGTTTGACTATATTGTACTTGTATGTCTACCAGAACATTCTTCAATTTCGACAGGCTAGTCAGCCAGAAAGGTTCAGGAGCGCACGTCGTCGCAGGAGTCATCGTTCTCGTGGTCGGGCTGGCAGTCGCCAGCGCGGTAGGAAGCGTAGAACTTGCCTATGCGGTAACAGCCATAGGAATCGCCGTCATAATCTCGGCGTTTCTCATGATAATCAAGCAGTACGAAAGGGCCGTGATACTGAGGTTGGGCAGGTTCCACAAGCAGGTCGGGCCAGGCGTGCAGACCAGGATCCCGTTCGTGGACAATGTGCTGGTTATCGACATACGCGAAAAGGTGCGTGAGTTCACGGCAGAGAGGATGCTGACAAAGGACAACGTGCCGGTCACCATAGACGCGATCCTCAGGTACAGGATAATAGAGGACAGGGCAAGAGACGCGATACTGAACGTCGAGAACTTTAACGACATGATCCAGCAGGTCTCCCAGACTACTCTCCGCAACAACATCGGCGCGTCGCAGTTCCAGGACATACTCTCCAAGAGGGAGGACGTCAACAAGCACATCAAGGAAGTCATTGCAGAAGAATCGAGAAGCTGGGGAATCGAAGTGAGAGGGGTAGAGATCCGCCAGGTCGCCATACCAAAAGAACTAGAAGACGCCATGTCGATGCAGGCGCAGGCCGAGCGTGAAAAGAATGCAAGGGTGACGTATGGCGAGTCGGAGGTCCTTGTTGCAAAGCAGTTTGAGGAGGCAGCCAGGGTGTACACCGACAACCCGGTCGCGTACGCGCTCAGGCAGTCCAACATGCTGTACGAGTCGATAAAGGTGCAGGGCAACACGATAGTGATGGTGCCCTCAGAGTCTCTCAACTCGATTGGCTTTGGCAACCTTGCGCTGACAGAGGCGTACCTTGAGAACGTAAAGAACGCGGCAGCCAAGTCCGCGGAAAAGGGAAGAGGAGAAGAAAAGAAGAGCTAATACGCAGGTCCTGCGGATAACCGGCATGGGCAACAAAAAGCCAGCCGACAACGATGATAACAACAATAATAATAATTTCAACCATCTTTCTCAGGAGCAGAGGGAAGTGTGCTGGAACAAGGGCACCGAGGCCCCGTTCACTGGCAAGTACTTGAACTGCCACGACGAGGGCACGTACCGCTGCGCCGCGTGCGGAGCAGAACTTTTCAGTTCCGACACAAAATTTGATTCAGGCACCGGCTGGCCCAGCTTTTACAAGCCCGTCAAGGACGCAAACGTGAAAGAAGAAGTCGATACCAGCTATGGCATGGTGAGGACAGAAGTCATGTGCGGCAAGTGCGGCGCGCACCTTGGCCACGTGTTTGACGACGGTCCAAACCCCACGGGCCTGCGATACTGCATCAACTCGCTTTCGCTTGATCTGGAGAAGGAGAAATGAGCGAAGAGCAGCAACAGCAGTGGTCAGAGTGGCTCGACTTTGACAGGGCGCATGTCGACTCTGTCCCAGAGGCTGCAGGCGTGTACCTGATGCACGCAAGCATGAAGGTGATGCGCATCGGCGGAAGCGACAACGTCAGGAAATCCCTGTACGAGCTGCTTGCAGACCCGTGCGCAAGCAAGGCCAAGAGGTTCCACTACATGCTGACACAGTCTCATGCGTCGGTGGCAGAGCAGTTGCTGCAAGACTATAAAGAAAAACATCAGGGCAAGCTGCCGGCGTGCATGGAAAAATAGAGAGATGATGCTTGTACGCTGCTACACATGCAACCGCATCTTTGACATGGACAAGCCTGCCGAGCGCAAGGAAGCGATAAAGCACAGTCAGGCGTGCCACGAGATGACCCGCGGTTTCAAGGCTTGACACAATTGTAAAGTGCGATTGTTAAATATCCATCGTCCACAGGTACATACCAGAAAGAGAGCTGCCAAAAGATCCTGTTTGCGGAATGGAAGTGAGCGAAGACTCGAAATTCAGGTCCAGAAAGGGCGGCCAGACGATCTACTTTTGCTGCCCGCACTGCAAGTCCAAGTTTGACAGTGACCCGGCAAAGTTCGGGTGAGAAAGGCATATATTTTCGTATCGAGTAATCGATATCGATAATTCGATATGGGAATGTGGGCGTTTGGTGAAATGAGAAAAAGACGCGGATTGAGGATGTGGGTGCTCACTCTTTTGGAGCGCTCGCCTAGAAATGGCGCAGAGATAATGGACGAGATGGAGATGATGACCAAGGGCTGGTGGAGGCCCTCACCGGGGTCGGTCTACCCCCTGCTCGAAAGCCTGGTACAGGAAGGGTTCATCAAAAAGAGGGAGGATGGCAAGTACGAGCTAACACAGAAGACAAAGGAAGACATGGGATGGCCCTACGGGTTCCACGCAGGCCAGCCAAGGACCGTCGAGGACATGCTGAAGGAGATAAGCGGCTATGTCTCTTATTTTGAAGATCTAGTCAAGTCGGACAAGTCAAGGATAGAGCCGCACAAGGAAAAGATAAAGGAAATATCCGGTCGATTGTCTGCCCTATTCCCTTAATTTTTTCTGTATGAGTTCAAGTGCGGTTTTCGGGTCTGCGCGGCCCCTTGTATGCTGCATCACCTTTCCAAGCAAAAAGTTTGCTGCCGCAGGGTTCTTTTTTGCGTCTGCAACTGCCGCCGCTTCTGCAGAAAACACGGCGTCTATAGCCTGGGCAAGCGCGCCGGCGTCGTCTATCTTGGACGCCTGAGTCTTTTTTGCCACCTGTGAGGGCATCTCGCCGGTCTTTATCACCTGGCCCAGGATTTGCTTTGCAGTCGCGCGGTTTATCGTGTTCTGCTCTACCAGTTTAGCAAGGTCGGCAATGTGCTCGGGACCCACCTTCAGGCCGGCGAGCATCGCATGCTGCTCCTCCTTGGCCTTTTCGTCTACAAAGCCCATGAGGTCCGTCACTATCCAGTTTGCAATCTCTTTTGGCGAGTCGTAGATCTTGATGGCCGACTCGAAAAAGTCGGCAAGCTCCTTGTTGTGTATTAGCACCTGCGCGACGTGCGGGGTCAAGCCAAGCGACGAGACGAACCTTGCCTTGCGCGCGTCCGGAAGCTCGGGCATCGACTTTTCAAGCGACGAAATGAATCCTGCGCCCAGCTCTATGGAAGGTATGTCCGGCTCTGGGAAGTAGCGGTAATCTTGTTCTTCTTCCTTTGACCTAGACTCTTTTGTCACCTTGCGCGCGTCATCCCAGTGCCGCGTTTCTGCCTTCACCTCGATGTCACGGGACACCATCGTCTTTTGCCTTGCCATCTCGTAGCGGAGCGCCTTTTCCACCTCGGAAAACGACCCGACGTTCTTTATCTCGACACGGTGGCCGCCGGCGACTGAAACGTTTGCGTCGCAGCGCACCGACCCTTCAAGCCTCGTGTCGCAGACGCCAAGGTGTTCTATTATCGACGTTATCTTGTTCAGGAATTCTCTTACATCTTTTGGGTCCGAAAAGTCCGGCTCTGTCACTATCTCTACAAGTGGTACGCCGGCACGGTTGTAGTCGACAAGAGTGTAGGTGCTCTTTTCCATGCTGCCACCTTCGTAGACCAGCCTGCCGGGATCCTCTTCCAGTTGCACGCGGCGCATGCGCACCGATTTTCCATTTCCATAATCCAGCTTGCCGTCTACGCCTATACTTGTAATGCCGTAGGCGTTGTACTGTGTGAGCTGGAAATTCTTTGGGAGGTCGGGGTAAAAGTAGTTCTTGCGGTAGAACATTATCTCCTCAGGCACCTTGCAGCCAAGCGCAAGCGATATCATGCCGGCAAATTCAACTGCCTTTTTGTTCAAGAGGGGCAAGGTGCCGGGCAGGCCGGTGCAGGTCGGGCAGATGTTGGCGTTTGGCTCTTTACCGCGATAGTCGCAGCTGCACGGGCAGAACAACTTGCTCCTTGCGCCGGTGAGCTGGCAGTGGATTTCAAGGCCTATCTTGTATTCCATCATGTTACAGGTCAGGGCTCCTTTGCACCTTGGCAGCGCTTTCAAACGTGTAGGCGGCATCAAGCATCACCTGCTCGGAAAACTCGTCAGCCATGATCTGCAGGCCCACCGGCAGGTTATCGCCGGAAAAGCCGGCCGGCACCGAAATCGCCGGGATGCCTGCGAGGTTTGCCACAACAGTATCAACGTCAACTAGGTACATCTTTAGCGGGTCGTCGACCTTTTCGCCTATTGGAAACGGCAGGATCGGCATCGTCGGCCCAATCAGAACATCAAACTGCCTGAACAGGGATTTCAGCTCGCGCCTCAAAAGCGAGCGCACCTGCTGCGCCTTTAGGTAATACTTGCCGTAATAGCCGGACGAGAGCACATACGAGCCGGTGATTATCCTGCGCTTGACCTCCTCGCCAAAGTTGCTTCTGCCCTTTGCGAAATACGAGTTCCACTCGTAGCCGTCCGGGCTCATGTCAAAGCCGTAGCGGACGTTGTCGTAGCGTGCAAGGTTGCTTGACGCCTCGGCCATCGCTATCGTGTAGTACGACGCCAGCGCGTATTGCGCCGATGGCATCGAGACCTCGGCGCAGCGGCAGCCTTCTTTTTCAAGAGTGTCATAGGCTCGATAGATTATCCTTGACACCTCCGGGTCTGCGCCCTCGATGAACTCCTTGACGAGGCCGACGCGCAGCGGCATCTTGCTGACAAGGTACGACGGCTTGCCGGGCGCCGTAGTGTGATCGTTTTCATCCTGACCCACTATAGCGTTGAGCGCTGCCGCAACGTCTGCGACGGTCCTTCCCGCCGGCCCGACCTGCTCCAGGCTGTTTGCGTATGATATCAGGCCGTACCTGCTGACAAGGCCGTACGTCGGCTTTAGCCCGACCACAGAGCAAAAGCTTGCCGGGCACCTCACCGAGCCTCCGGTGTCAGAGCCAAGCGATATCGCGCATTCCATCGCCGCGACGCTTGCCGCGCTCCCGCCCGACGATCCCCCCGGCACACGGCTGATGTCCCAGGGGTTTCGCGTCGGCCCGTTCCTGCTGAACTCTGTGGTGGAGCCCATTGCAAACTCGTCGAGGTTTGCCTTGCCGATGATAATCGCGCCGGCGTCCTGCAACCGCTTGACAACGGTCGCGTCGTACGGCGGCACGTAACTGTCAAGCATCTTTGAGGCGCACGTCGTCCTGATGCCTTTTGTAGAAATGTTGTCCTTGACACTTATCGCGACGCCGGAAAGCGGGCCGGCGGCTTTTCCATCGCGGATCTTTTTGTCAAGGGCGCGCGCCTGCTCTATTGCGCCCTTGTTGTTCACAGTGACAAGCGCGTTTATCTTTGGCTCGACAACCTCTATGCGCTCAAGCACCTGATGGATGTACTCCTCGGCTGAAAACTCGCGGTTTTTCACGCCATTTGCGACCTGCGACGCGTCGAGCCTATAGAGCATTTTTTCCTCAAACCATCCTCGGGCCCTTTACAAAGCCGTCCTTGCGGTATTTCGTTCCAAGCGTGTCGGCGCCAAACGCGCGCTCCACATCGTCGCGCAATTCAGAGAATTTTTTCTTTGACTTTATGACCTCGGCTTTTTCAAGCGGTATGGTGTCCAGCTTGTCCAGGTACGCGATTATCTGCTCTATCTGGGACGTGTACTTGGCAAGCTCCTCGTCTGACAGCTCGATCCTGGAGAGCCAGCCAAGATGCCTTACCTCTTCCTTTGTCACCACCATCTTTAGGGCGCCAGCCTGTCAATGTCGCGCGGGTAGAACGTCGCGTCGCGTATGTTCTCTATTTTTGCCAGTGCCATCAGCAGCCTCTCAAGGCCCATGCCAAAGCCGGCGTGGGGCGGGACTCCAAAGTCAAAGACGCGCAGGTGGTAGTCAAAGGCGTCCGGCTTTAGCCCCTGCTTTTGCATTCTTTCTATCAGCTGGTCCTTGCGGTTGATTCTCGTGCTTCCAGACGACATTTCAAGCGGTCCGTACATCAGGTCAAACGACTCGCACACCTTTGGATCGTCAGCCTTTGGCTTGACGTAGAATGGCTTTGTCGATGTCGGCCAGTCGACGATAAAGTAGAACCCGTTGAGGCGCTCGTCCTGCAGGCTCTTCATCACCTGGGGCGAGATGTCGTCGCCCCACGGGATGCGCTCGCCGGCCTCCTGCAGCTTGTCGATGAGGTCAGAGTACGAGTATTTTGGGAACGGCAGCTCCAGCGCGGGCATCGCGATTTCCAAGAACTCTAGGTCGGCCTTGTTGCGGTCCTTGACAGAGTCGATGATGTGGATTATCATGCGCTCAAGGAGCGCCATGACGTCTCCATAGTCGGCAAAGGCGCGCTCGACATCCACCGATGTTGCTTCCGAGAGGTGGCGGTTTGTCCGCGACGGCTCTGCCCGGAATATCGGGCCTATCTCAAAGACGCTCTCAAAGGCCATTGTCAACTGCTCCTTGTAGAGCTGAGGGCTCTGGGCAAGAAAAGCCTCGCGGTCATAGTAGAATATCGGGAACAATGCTGCCCCGCCTTCCGTCGCTGTCGCTATCATTTTCGGCGTGCTGACCTCGATGAAATCCTGTCGCGATAGGAACTCGCGTATGGCGTTTACCACGGTCTGCCGGATGCGAAATATCGAGCCAAGCTGCTGCCTCCTCAGGTCGACTGCGCGGAGGTCAAGCCTGGTGTCAATGCCGACCGGCGACGACTTGCCCGTGGTCATGAAAGGTGCGGCCTTTTTTGCCACCGAGAACGCCTTTATCTCTGCCGGCACGACCTCGGCACCGTTTGGAGCCTTTTCCTGCGGCCTCACCTTTCCCCGGACGCCAAGCGACGTGTGTTCCTTGACTTCCTTGGCAAGCGCAAACAGCTGCTCGCCCACCTCGCTTTTCTTGGCAGTCACCTGGACC
The sequence above is drawn from the Nitrososphaera viennensis EN76 genome and encodes:
- the aspS gene encoding aspartate--tRNA(Asn) ligase; the protein is MEEEGLLKEEDLGQWRRTHYSKEVGPAMADREVVIMGWVSSVRDHGNISFIIIKDMHGEVQVTAKKSEVGEQLFALAKEVKEHTSLGVRGKVRPQEKAPNGAEVVPAEIKAFSVAKKAAPFMTTGKSSPVGIDTRLDLRAVDLRRQQLGSIFRIRQTVVNAIREFLSRQDFIEVSTPKMIATATEGGAALFPIFYYDREAFLAQSPQLYKEQLTMAFESVFEIGPIFRAEPSRTNRHLSEATSVDVERAFADYGDVMALLERMIIHIIDSVKDRNKADLEFLEIAMPALELPFPKYSYSDLIDKLQEAGERIPWGDDISPQVMKSLQDERLNGFYFIVDWPTSTKPFYVKPKADDPKVCESFDLMYGPLEMSSGSTRINRKDQLIERMQKQGLKPDAFDYHLRVFDFGVPPHAGFGMGLERLLMALAKIENIRDATFYPRDIDRLAP
- the msrB gene encoding peptide-methionine (R)-S-oxide reductase MsrB; amino-acid sequence: MGNKKPADNDDNNNNNNFNHLSQEQREVCWNKGTEAPFTGKYLNCHDEGTYRCAACGAELFSSDTKFDSGTGWPSFYKPVKDANVKEEVDTSYGMVRTEVMCGKCGAHLGHVFDDGPNPTGLRYCINSLSLDLEKEK
- a CDS encoding ornithine cyclodeaminase, nickel-pincer nucleotide-dependent — protein: MAAGKHEQEIEVRGHLIDSMILTRIFDHVMDLKGDFQVLEFTVGKKKKDPSYARLLVRGKDEEHLERIIEAVYREGAQPVSVQEAMLVPASSDCVMPDDFYSTTNNPTQVFYAGQWIQVQNMMMDKCIVVDTRSKTAECKMIRDLKKGDMIVVGERGVKITPQERPREGVDIFQFMSSSSSSERPTQHIARKVADDIYNTKKQGGKIIVVSGPVLVHSGASEALARLIRMGYIDGLLAGNAIAVHDVENALLGTSLGMHVRDGTLAVRGHRNHMQAINEVFKAGGLRAMVEKKILKSGVMYECIKNDVPFVLAGSIRDDGPIPDVVTDVVEAQRRYKKVLKGARMVLMFSTMLHSIAVGNMLPSSVKVVAVDISQPVVTKLVDRGTAQAVGIVTDVGAFLPIVADHLEKMARHRQ
- a CDS encoding PadR family transcriptional regulator; translated protein: MRKRRGLRMWVLTLLERSPRNGAEIMDEMEMMTKGWWRPSPGSVYPLLESLVQEGFIKKREDGKYELTQKTKEDMGWPYGFHAGQPRTVEDMLKEISGYVSYFEDLVKSDKSRIEPHKEKIKEISGRLSALFP
- the gatB gene encoding Asp-tRNA(Asn)/Glu-tRNA(Gln) amidotransferase subunit GatB; its protein translation is MMEYKIGLEIHCQLTGARSKLFCPCSCDYRGKEPNANICPTCTGLPGTLPLLNKKAVEFAGMISLALGCKVPEEIMFYRKNYFYPDLPKNFQLTQYNAYGITSIGVDGKLDYGNGKSVRMRRVQLEEDPGRLVYEGGSMEKSTYTLVDYNRAGVPLVEIVTEPDFSDPKDVREFLNKITSIIEHLGVCDTRLEGSVRCDANVSVAGGHRVEIKNVGSFSEVEKALRYEMARQKTMVSRDIEVKAETRHWDDARKVTKESRSKEEEQDYRYFPEPDIPSIELGAGFISSLEKSMPELPDARKARFVSSLGLTPHVAQVLIHNKELADFFESAIKIYDSPKEIANWIVTDLMGFVDEKAKEEQHAMLAGLKVGPEHIADLAKLVEQNTINRATAKQILGQVIKTGEMPSQVAKKTQASKIDDAGALAQAIDAVFSAEAAAVADAKKNPAAANFLLGKVMQHTRGRADPKTALELIQKKLRE
- a CDS encoding YHS domain-containing protein encodes the protein MPKDPVCGMEVSEDSKFRSRKGGQTIYFCCPHCKSKFDSDPAKFG
- a CDS encoding SPFH domain-containing protein, whose product is MSTRTFFNFDRLVSQKGSGAHVVAGVIVLVVGLAVASAVGSVELAYAVTAIGIAVIISAFLMIIKQYERAVILRLGRFHKQVGPGVQTRIPFVDNVLVIDIREKVREFTAERMLTKDNVPVTIDAILRYRIIEDRARDAILNVENFNDMIQQVSQTTLRNNIGASQFQDILSKREDVNKHIKEVIAEESRSWGIEVRGVEIRQVAIPKELEDAMSMQAQAEREKNARVTYGESEVLVAKQFEEAARVYTDNPVAYALRQSNMLYESIKVQGNTIVMVPSESLNSIGFGNLALTEAYLENVKNAAAKSAEKGRGEEKKS
- a CDS encoding DUF7508 domain-containing protein; this encodes MSEEQQQQWSEWLDFDRAHVDSVPEAAGVYLMHASMKVMRIGGSDNVRKSLYELLADPCASKAKRFHYMLTQSHASVAEQLLQDYKEKHQGKLPACMEK
- the gatA gene encoding Asp-tRNA(Asn)/Glu-tRNA(Gln) amidotransferase subunit GatA: MLYRLDASQVANGVKNREFSAEEYIHQVLERIEVVEPKINALVTVNNKGAIEQARALDKKIRDGKAAGPLSGVAISVKDNISTKGIRTTCASKMLDSYVPPYDATVVKRLQDAGAIIIGKANLDEFAMGSTTEFSRNGPTRNPWDISRVPGGSSGGSAASVAAMECAISLGSDTGGSVRCPASFCSVVGLKPTYGLVSRYGLISYANSLEQVGPAGRTVADVAAALNAIVGQDENDHTTAPGKPSYLVSKMPLRVGLVKEFIEGADPEVSRIIYRAYDTLEKEGCRCAEVSMPSAQYALASYYTIAMAEASSNLARYDNVRYGFDMSPDGYEWNSYFAKGRSNFGEEVKRRIITGSYVLSSGYYGKYYLKAQQVRSLLRRELKSLFRQFDVLIGPTMPILPFPIGEKVDDPLKMYLVDVDTVVANLAGIPAISVPAGFSGDNLPVGLQIMADEFSEQVMLDAAYTFESAAKVQRSPDL
- the gatC gene encoding Asp-tRNA(Asn)/Glu-tRNA(Gln) amidotransferase subunit GatC — its product is MVVTKEEVRHLGWLSRIELSDEELAKYTSQIEQIIAYLDKLDTIPLEKAEVIKSKKKFSELRDDVERAFGADTLGTKYRKDGFVKGPRMV